The proteins below come from a single Ruegeria sp. THAF33 genomic window:
- a CDS encoding OmpP1/FadL family transporter, which yields MKKTLLATCALCVGATAGYAGGLDRSGQGINLIFEEGSAVQFRLGYTNPSVTGTMPALAGPNIGQPVDSGEVANDFFTPHLGYKTSLTEKLDFAIMYDQPFGADIEYANTYPLSINPIPGGRTDVLRATADTDAITALLRYKFDGGFSAIGGIRAQRVKASVTVPLAAGYQVDTDADTAFGYVIGVAWEKPEIAARVSLTYNSKISHDLSQTESLNPPPFPPIPPGTVATFNTNSEIETPQSINLDFQTGVAPKTLLFGSVRWVDWPQLVYNPPNYPPTSNLVDYDDATFTYSLGLGYQFSEEFSGAVTLGYESSQGTPVSNLGPTDGFWSIGLGGTYSLENAKISGGVRYTDIGDATADGAFGQTATFSGNSAWSVGFQITYALN from the coding sequence ATGAAAAAAACACTACTCGCGACCTGCGCTTTGTGCGTTGGAGCGACGGCAGGATACGCAGGCGGCCTTGATCGAAGCGGTCAGGGCATCAACCTGATCTTCGAAGAAGGGTCAGCAGTCCAGTTTCGGTTGGGATACACCAACCCCAGCGTAACGGGCACCATGCCTGCTCTGGCTGGACCAAACATCGGGCAGCCGGTCGATTCCGGAGAGGTTGCGAACGACTTTTTCACACCGCATCTGGGTTATAAAACGTCTCTGACCGAAAAGCTCGATTTCGCGATCATGTATGACCAGCCCTTTGGGGCGGACATTGAATACGCAAACACCTACCCTCTTTCGATCAACCCTATTCCGGGTGGTCGTACTGATGTTTTGAGGGCTACAGCAGACACGGACGCCATTACGGCATTGCTGCGTTACAAATTCGATGGCGGGTTCAGCGCAATCGGCGGTATTCGAGCACAGCGTGTGAAGGCTTCTGTCACCGTCCCGCTTGCAGCAGGGTACCAGGTTGACACCGATGCCGACACTGCATTCGGCTACGTTATCGGGGTTGCATGGGAGAAACCGGAAATCGCAGCACGTGTGTCACTGACATACAACTCCAAGATCAGCCACGATCTATCGCAAACAGAATCTCTGAACCCACCACCGTTCCCTCCGATTCCACCCGGGACCGTGGCCACCTTCAACACAAACAGCGAAATTGAGACGCCCCAGTCGATCAACCTGGACTTCCAGACGGGCGTCGCGCCTAAAACGCTGTTGTTTGGTTCTGTTCGTTGGGTCGACTGGCCACAGCTGGTGTACAACCCGCCAAACTATCCGCCGACCAGCAACCTTGTTGACTACGACGATGCGACCTTCACCTATTCGTTGGGCTTGGGGTATCAATTCTCGGAAGAGTTCAGCGGTGCTGTAACACTAGGCTATGAGTCTTCTCAGGGCACTCCTGTATCCAACCTGGGCCCGACCGACGGGTTCTGGAGCATTGGTCTGGGCGGAACATATTCGTTGGAGAATGCCAAAATTTCCGGTGGCGTACGCTACACTGACATCGGTGATGCAACGGCAGATGGCGCCTTTGGCCAAACAGCCACCTTCAGCGGCAACAGCGCCTGGAGTGT